In the genome of Mangifera indica cultivar Alphonso chromosome 9, CATAS_Mindica_2.1, whole genome shotgun sequence, the window ATGGTAAGTTGTGTTGTTTATTTCCTCTACAAGGTTAATCTTTTGACTCTTTCTCTCCCAATCAAAAGAatgaatctaattttttgttttttcataacAGCAACAACACATGATCAAGAAGTGTTTAGTTTTCACAGTGATCATACTCCTTGCCATGGTTTTGAAGAAGTATTATCATGCTACCGAAAGATAGTTCCAAGCTTGCGACTTTCAGGTTAGTTCTCTATGATCAAATGAATAGAATGATTTGCTTATCTGAAAAATGACAGCTTAATAAGTATAATGTATTTGTTTTAAGGGCCAACTTCTTATGCACCGGTGATTGAAGCTGCAATCGACATTGTAGAGAAGAGTGGCGGGCAGTACCATGTATTGGTTATAGTTGCAGATGGCCAGGTTGAATCTAAAGTCCTGTATCTCTGCCTGTCTCACAGAATTGTGCACCACTTACATCTTTTTTATCACTGTGTTTTCTTTTACCGTGAAGGTGACTAGGAGTGTCGATACACATCCTAGAGAACTTAGTCCACAAGAAAAGCAAACAATCCAGTCTATTGTTGATGCAAGGTAGAGTCTTGCTTTGAAGAACAAGTTATGTAAATTTAGCACTGCATTTTTTGTACTTAATATGGAATATGTTTGATATCCTACATCCAGTTCATATCCACTCTCCATTATTCTTGTTGGTGTCGGGGATGGACCTTGGGAAGACATGAGGAAATTTGATGACAAGATCCCGGCACgggaatttgataattttcaggTACTTAGTTGCTGCAATGACAGCAGACAACTAACCTCAAAAGCTTTCTGATTTACATTATGCTTTGTATTTATGTATTCTTTTTGCCTGCAGTTTGTTAATTTCACTGCCATTATGTCAAAACAATCAAGTCCTTCTGAGAAAGAAACAGCTTTTGCTCTTGCTGCCCTAATGGAGATTCCCTTGCAGTACAGAGCAGCCATGGAATTCGGTTTACTCAAGTAAGGAtcattaaatcttttatattcCATCTACAAATGcagaatgaatattattttacagAAGCTTTGCATCAAAGTCAAATAAGAACAACTTTCTGGTATTTGCTTATGTTGTATCTCATTGGACGATAGGCGTAGAACAGGGAGAGCACCAAAGATAGTTCCCCGCCCTCCTCCTGTTCTTTACAGTCGTCGTGCTCCACTAGAGCATGAAGTAAGCACCACTGCATCATCACCTGCAATAGATGATCGAACCCAGGTATAATAATGAAAAGATGTGAGGATATAAATTGTCACGAGTAATTTGATAGTAGGAATTTATATTTTAGTCAACTTGGAGGAGGAGAATCACACTTAAGTTTCTTTTCATTCTGAATCACAAttggttttttaaatctttcaagTTCTGATAATACCGAGGTACTTTTCTCATATTTTCCAACTTGATTGTAGGCTTGTCCGATTTGCTTGACTAGTCCAAAGGACTTAGCCTTCGGTTGTGGACACATGGTGAGTTACAGTACTATAATTGTTTGgtttttgtttctcttccttAATGccttaattttgagttaaattttacTTGAAACTCAGACTTGTAGAGACTGTGGGTCAAGAGTAACAAACTGTCCCATATGCCGCCAGAGGATCACCAATCGCCTGAGGCTATATTCTTAATAGTTGATCCAAAGGAAGCTCAAACGGGTTAGGCTTGGGAGACAACAGTGCTTTCACGATTGAgaattgtgaatttttttttttgtaaatttctgTTTTCTAACCCTGATTTGTGCACTTGTATGCCTCTGTGTTCTTTCTTTGCAGGTTTGAGAATTGTGCTTTCAGGTTTCTACCATATGTATcttcaataaaagatttgtttaGTAACAGGTTccatgtttaaaataaataaaagagaaaaagaagcaaACGATGtgggaaaaataaaagaaatttgcaGAATTAAGTATCAATAAAGCTCTCAAAATTGTTTACATAAATGCAGCAAATGTTATACTGCAGATGCCACTGAATTACAGAAAAAAAGGCCTCGCATCCACTTCATGGGCTATCTGGTTATAGCACTTTATTAAACATCTCATGCTTGTAAAACTAAACAGAAGTTTGCAAGTCCTGAAATATCAGCTAACAAGCTTAAGGCTTCACAACCGCAATCCATTTAAAAGGacaaaatgtataatataacaaaaataatgtgATACAAAGGCAGATTGTTCTGAGGGAAAAAAACAA includes:
- the LOC123225544 gene encoding E3 ubiquitin-protein ligase RGLG4-like translates to MGNVFAIHKRQQPINNSNPELNRRTTSSHISSRGKSEIISTNRSMSRQPSTSVTVSGTGPKMKRSNNIKNKYSFIPDNFTTLEEVTIALRDAGLESSNLILGIDFTKSNEWTGKISFNNRSLHAIGDTPNPYETAISIIGKTIAPFDEDNLIPCFGFGDATTHDQEVFSFHSDHTPCHGFEEVLSCYRKIVPSLRLSGPTSYAPVIEAAIDIVEKSGGQYHVLVIVADGQVTRSVDTHPRELSPQEKQTIQSIVDASSYPLSIILVGVGDGPWEDMRKFDDKIPAREFDNFQFVNFTAIMSKQSSPSEKETAFALAALMEIPLQYRAAMEFGLLKRRTGRAPKIVPRPPPVLYSRRAPLEHEVSTTASSPAIDDRTQACPICLTSPKDLAFGCGHMTCRDCGSRVTNCPICRQRITNRLRLYS